A portion of the Camelus ferus isolate YT-003-E chromosome 16, BCGSAC_Cfer_1.0, whole genome shotgun sequence genome contains these proteins:
- the EFNB3 gene encoding ephrin-B3 — protein MGAPHSGPGGVRVGALLMLGFWGLVSGLSLEPVYWNSANKRFQAEGGYVLYPQIGDRLDLLCPRARPPGPHSSPNYEFYKLYLVGGAQGRRCEAPPAPNLLLTCDRPDLDLRFTIKFQEYSPNLWGHEFRSHHDYYIIATSDGTREGLESLQGGVCLTRGMKVLLRVGQSPRGGAAPRKPVSEVPMERDRGAAHSLEPGKENTAGDPTSNATSRGAEGPLPPPSMPAVAGAAGGLALLLLGVAGAGGAMCWRRRRAKPSESRHPGPGSFGRGGSLGLGGGGGMGPREAEPGELGIALRGGGAADPPFCPHYEKVSGDYGHPVYIVQDGPPQSPPNIYYKV, from the exons ATGGGGGCCCCCCATTCTGGGCCGGGGGGCGTGCGAGTCGGGGCCCTGCTGATGCTCGGTTTTTGGGGGCTGGTGTCTGGGCTCAGCCTGGAACCTGTCTACTGGAATTCGGCGAATAAGAG GTTCCAGGCGGAGGGTGGTTACGTGCTCTACCCTCAGATTGGGGACCGGCTAGACCTGCTCTGCCCCCGGGCCCGGCCTCCTGGCCCCCACTCCTCTCCTAATTATGAGTTCTACAAGCTGTATCTGGTAGGGGGTGCCCAGGGCCGGCGCTGTGaggcaccccctgcccccaacctcctTCTCACTTGTGATCGGCCAGATCTGGATCTCCGCTTCACCATCAAGTTCCAGGAGTATAGCCCTAACCTCTGGGGCCACGAGTTCCGCTCACACCACGATTACTACATAATTG CCACATCGGATGGGACGCGAGAAGGCCTGGAGAGCTTGCAGGGAGGTGTGTGCCTCACCAGAGGCATGAAGGTGCTTCTCCGAGTGGGACAAA GTCCCCGAGGAGGGGCTGCCCCCCGAAAGCCTGTGTCTGAAGTGCCCATGGAAAGAGACCGAGGGGCAGCCCACAGCCTGGAGCCCGGGAAGGAGAACACAGCAG GTGACCCCACCAGCAATGCAACCTCCCGGGGTGCTGAaggccccctgccccctcccagcatgCCCGCAGTGGCCGGGGCAGCAGGGGGGCTGGCGCTGCTCTTGCTGGgcgtggcaggggctgggggtgccaTGTGTTGGCGGAGACGGCGGGCCAAGCCTTCGGAGAGTCGCCACCCTGGTCCTGGCTCCTTCGGGAGGGGCGGGTCTCTGGGCCTCGGGGGTGGAGGCGGGATGGGACCTAGGGAGGCTGAGCCTGGGGAACTAGGGATAGCTCTTCGGGGCGGTGGGGCTGCAGACCCCCCCTTCTGTCCCCACTATGAGAAGGTGAGTGGCGACTATGGGCATCCTGTGTACATCGTGCAGGATGGGCCCCCCCAGAGCCCTCCAAACATCTACTACAAGGTATGA